From the Lolium rigidum isolate FL_2022 chromosome 2, APGP_CSIRO_Lrig_0.1, whole genome shotgun sequence genome, one window contains:
- the LOC124686968 gene encoding phytochrome-associated serine/threonine-protein phosphatase 1-like isoform X2 produces MRIIDRNCEIPHEGPFCDLMWSDPEEIETWGVSPRGAGWLFGSRVTTEFNHVNNLELVCRAHQLVQEGLKYMFQDKMWQRCFYTELRRKYGKRGQVLHGDRREQPNARA; encoded by the exons ATGCGGATAATTGATCGCAATTGCGAAATTCCTCATGAAGGACCTTTCTGTGATCTGATGTGGAGTGACCCGGAAGAGATAGAGACATGGGGTGTTAGTCCCCGTGGAGCAGGTTGGCTTTTTGGCTCACGGGTGACAACAGAG TTCAACCATGTTAACAATCTTGAGTTAGTTTGCCGGGCTCATCAACTAGTCCAGGAAGGCCTAAAATACATGTTCCAAGACAAG ATGTGGCAACGTTGCTTCTATACTGAGCTTCGGCGAAAATATG GAAAGAGAGGTCAAGTTCTTCACGGAGACCGACGAGAACAACCAAATGCGAGGGCCTAG
- the LOC124686968 gene encoding phytochrome-associated serine/threonine-protein phosphatase 1-like isoform X1: MRIIDRNCEIPHEGPFCDLMWSDPEEIETWGVSPRGAGWLFGSRVTTEFNHVNNLELVCRAHQLVQEGLKYMFQDKGLVTMWQRCFYTELRRKYGKRGQVLHGDRREQPNARA; encoded by the exons ATGCGGATAATTGATCGCAATTGCGAAATTCCTCATGAAGGACCTTTCTGTGATCTGATGTGGAGTGACCCGGAAGAGATAGAGACATGGGGTGTTAGTCCCCGTGGAGCAGGTTGGCTTTTTGGCTCACGGGTGACAACAGAG TTCAACCATGTTAACAATCTTGAGTTAGTTTGCCGGGCTCATCAACTAGTCCAGGAAGGCCTAAAATACATGTTCCAAGACAAGGGTCTTGTAACT ATGTGGCAACGTTGCTTCTATACTGAGCTTCGGCGAAAATATG GAAAGAGAGGTCAAGTTCTTCACGGAGACCGACGAGAACAACCAAATGCGAGGGCCTAG